One Mycolicibacterium parafortuitum DNA segment encodes these proteins:
- a CDS encoding DUF427 domain-containing protein has product MTEHAAHQSREPREPSPSHPITVVPTGRHVTVRVNGETVAETDSALTLQEASYPAVQYIPISDVVAGRLTSSDTTSYCPYKGDAGYFHVTAGGSTVEDAVWTYRDPYPGVAEIAGHVAFYPDKADVTVDA; this is encoded by the coding sequence ATGACCGAACACGCCGCCCACCAATCCCGCGAACCCCGCGAGCCATCCCCGTCGCATCCGATCACCGTCGTGCCGACCGGCAGACACGTGACGGTCCGGGTCAACGGCGAGACCGTCGCCGAGACCGACTCGGCGCTGACCCTGCAAGAAGCCAGCTATCCCGCCGTGCAATACATCCCGATCTCGGACGTGGTGGCGGGCCGGCTCACCTCCAGCGACACCACCTCGTACTGCCCGTACAAGGGCGACGCCGGCTATTTCCACGTCACCGCGGGTGGAAGCACCGTCGAGGACGCGGTCTGGACCTACCGTGACCCGTATCCGGGCGTCGCGGAGATCGCCGGGCACGTCGCGTTCTATCCGGACAAGGCCGACGTCACCGTCGACGCCTAA
- a CDS encoding DNA-3-methyladenine glycosylase family protein: protein MPRTASVVFPGPASPGWTLSPLRRGRADPCYHDAADGSIWRTSLMRSGPVTARISRSAPGVVDCEAWGPGAAEFTETLPALLGATDDAAGFAPEEPTVARAAAKAPQLRLGRTGRVLEALIPAILEQRVVGKDARRAWRQLVTKYGAPAPGPAPAHLRIPPTPEAWRRIPSWEFHLANVDPGRARTVIGCAQRADALERLITRTPEAARTAMMSLPGVGIWTAAETAQRAFGDADALSVGDYHLAKVVGWTLLGHPIDDAEMVELLEPLRPHRHRAVRLLEVSGMMMHPRFGPRLSIPRLADL, encoded by the coding sequence ATGCCCCGTACGGCCAGCGTCGTGTTTCCCGGGCCGGCCAGTCCGGGCTGGACGCTGTCCCCGCTGCGCCGCGGACGGGCGGACCCGTGCTACCACGACGCCGCAGACGGCTCGATCTGGCGGACCAGCCTGATGCGCAGCGGACCGGTCACCGCGCGAATCAGCCGCAGCGCACCCGGCGTCGTCGACTGCGAGGCGTGGGGGCCGGGCGCCGCCGAGTTCACCGAGACCCTGCCCGCGCTGCTCGGCGCCACCGACGATGCCGCCGGTTTCGCACCCGAGGAACCGACGGTCGCGCGGGCGGCGGCGAAGGCGCCGCAGCTGCGGCTGGGACGTACCGGGCGCGTGCTGGAGGCGCTGATCCCGGCGATCCTGGAGCAGCGCGTCGTCGGCAAGGACGCCCGCCGCGCCTGGCGCCAGCTGGTGACCAAGTACGGCGCCCCGGCGCCGGGGCCCGCGCCGGCCCACCTGCGGATCCCGCCCACCCCAGAGGCGTGGCGGCGGATCCCGTCGTGGGAATTCCACCTCGCGAACGTCGACCCCGGCCGGGCCCGCACGGTGATCGGCTGCGCCCAGCGTGCCGATGCGCTGGAACGGCTGATCACGCGCACACCCGAGGCCGCGCGCACCGCGATGATGTCGCTGCCAGGGGTCGGGATCTGGACGGCCGCCGAAACCGCGCAGCGGGCGTTCGGCGACGCCGATGCCCTCTCGGTCGGCGATTACCACCTTGCCAAGGTGGTCGGGTGGACTCTGCTCGGACATCCGATCGACGACGCCGAGATGGTGGAACTGCTGGAACCGCTGCGACCGCACCGCCACCGCGCGGTGCGGCTGCTCGAGGTCAGCGGCATGATGATGCACCCCCGCTTCGGGCCGCGGCTGTCGATCCCGCGGCTCGCCGATCTGTGA
- a CDS encoding Dps family protein, with the protein MTAFTVPGLTDKQGAEVAELLQKALSRYNDLHLTLKHVHWNVVGPNFIGVHEMIDPQVELVRGYADEAAERIAALGAAPLGTPGAIINDRTWDDYSVNRDTVQAHLAALDLVYTGVIEDTRKSIERIGELDPVSEDMLIGHAAELEKFQWFVRAHLENSGGQLANAGADTEKGAAAKAKKG; encoded by the coding sequence ATGACTGCGTTCACCGTTCCCGGCCTCACCGACAAGCAGGGAGCCGAAGTCGCCGAGCTGCTGCAGAAAGCGCTCAGCAGGTACAACGACCTGCACCTGACGCTCAAGCATGTCCACTGGAATGTGGTGGGCCCCAACTTCATCGGCGTCCACGAGATGATCGACCCGCAGGTCGAACTCGTCCGCGGCTACGCCGACGAAGCAGCCGAACGGATCGCCGCGCTGGGCGCCGCGCCGCTGGGCACCCCTGGAGCCATCATCAACGACCGCACCTGGGACGACTACTCGGTCAACCGCGACACCGTGCAGGCTCATCTGGCCGCCCTCGACCTCGTGTACACGGGCGTCATCGAGGACACCCGGAAGTCCATCGAACGCATCGGTGAGCTCGACCCCGTGTCGGAGGACATGCTCATCGGGCACGCTGCGGAGCTGGAGAAGTTCCAGTGGTTCGTGCGCGCGCACCTGGAGAACTCAGGCGGCCAGCTCGCCAACGCCGGCGCCGACACCGAGAAGGGGGCGGCCGCCAAGGCCAAGAAGGGCTGA
- a CDS encoding PaaI family thioesterase — MPYPLNTPLGRFGIETFEESADRCVASIPVAGFRNPVTGAPTIAPMAMLVDHIGGLINHARRGPDQWTVSSELSLEVAPDTAEAIAAADDATVVGVAHPLGGQGICALGACELAIGGRIVATATVRSFYITVPATLASWPTEPGGSLPGPRLCDLMAVSVGETGGAATVLVQGDDPVLNNSVGAVHGGVSSMGFELVGSAAVNRDQSEPGYRTASLRVNFLRPFHGGGEAHYRARHSHLGRSSGVAEAEAVGRDGRVALIARLTAYR, encoded by the coding sequence ATGCCGTACCCGCTGAACACGCCGCTGGGCCGCTTCGGGATCGAGACGTTCGAGGAAAGCGCGGACCGCTGTGTCGCATCGATCCCCGTCGCAGGGTTCCGCAATCCCGTCACCGGCGCGCCGACCATCGCACCGATGGCGATGCTGGTCGACCACATCGGCGGCTTGATCAACCACGCCCGGCGCGGGCCCGACCAGTGGACCGTCTCCAGCGAGCTGTCGCTGGAGGTCGCCCCGGACACGGCCGAGGCCATCGCCGCCGCCGACGATGCGACGGTGGTCGGGGTGGCGCACCCGCTGGGCGGTCAGGGCATCTGTGCGCTCGGCGCCTGTGAACTGGCCATCGGTGGCCGCATCGTCGCGACGGCGACGGTCCGGTCGTTCTACATCACCGTGCCGGCGACACTGGCGTCCTGGCCGACTGAGCCCGGCGGTTCGCTGCCGGGGCCGCGGCTGTGTGATCTGATGGCGGTCAGCGTCGGCGAAACCGGCGGTGCGGCAACGGTGTTGGTGCAGGGCGACGACCCCGTGCTGAACAACAGCGTCGGCGCGGTGCACGGCGGGGTGTCGTCGATGGGGTTTGAACTGGTGGGCTCGGCGGCGGTGAACCGGGACCAGTCGGAGCCGGGGTACCGCACGGCATCGCTGCGGGTGAACTTCCTGCGGCCGTTCCACGGCGGCGGGGAGGCGCACTACCGGGCCAGGCATTCGCACCTCGGCCGCAGCAGCGGTGTGGCCGAGGCGGAGGCGGTGGGCCGCGACGGCCGGGTGGCGCTGATCGCGCGCCTGACCGCGTACCGCTGA
- the gltB gene encoding glutamate synthase large subunit: MAPSRQGLYDPAFEHDSCGVAMVADMHGRRSRDIVEKAITALLNLEHRGAQGAEPNTGDGAGILLQVPDAFFREVCDFELPEAGSYATGIAFLPQSSKDAATACESVEKIAEAEGLQVLGWRDVPTDDSSLGALARDAMPTFRQIFLGGASGMDLERRAYVVRKRAEHELGTKGPGQDGPGRETVYFPSLSGQTFVYKGMLTTPQLKAFYLDLQDERMTSALGIVHSRFSTNTFPSWPLAHPFRRVAHNGEINTVTGNENWMRAREALIKTDLFGSQDLEKVTPICTPGASDTARFDEVLELLHLGGRSLPHAMLMMIPEAWERHESMDPARRAFYEFHDSLMEPWDGPAAVCFTDGTVIGAVLDRNGLRPSRIWVTEDGLVVMASEAGVLDLDPATVVKKMRLQPGRMFLVDTAQGRIVDDEEIKAELAAEQPYREWLDAGLFGLDELPQGDYVRMPHHRVVLRQQIFGYTYEELNILLAPMARTGAEGLGSMGTDTPIAVLSARPRMLYDYFQQLFAQVTNPPLDAIREEVVTSLQGAVGPEGDLLNPGPESCRQIVLQQPILRNAELSKLICVDPDHEIRGHKHGMRAAVIRCLYPVNRGGQGLKEALDNVRAKVSAAIRDGARIIVLSDRESNEQLAPIPSLLSVSAVHHHLVRERTRTQIGLVVEAGDAREVHHMAALLGFGAAAVNPYMAFESIEDMVDRGVISGISSDQAKANYVKAAGKGVLKVMSKMGISTLASYTGAQLFQAIGISQKVLDEYFTGLSCPVGGIDLDDIADDVAARHALAFLDRPDERAHRELEVGGEYQWRREGEYHLFNPDTVFKLQHSTRTGQYSIFKEYTQLVDDQSERMASLRGLLKFRDGVRQPVPIEEVEPAGEIVKRFSTGAMSYGSISAEAHETLAIAMNRLGGRSNSGEGGEAVHRFTPDENGDWRRSAIKQVASGRFGVTSHYLSNCTDIQIKMAQGAKPGEGGQLPGHKVYPWVAEVRHSTPGVGLISPPPHHDIYSIEDLAQLIHDLKNANPQARVHVKLVSENGVGTVAAGVSKAHADVVLISGHDGGTGASPLTSLKHAGAPWELGLAETQQTLLLNGLRDRIVVQVDGQLKTGRDVVIAALLGAEEFGFATAPLVVSGCIMMRVCHLDTCPVGVATQNPVLRKRFAGKPEFVENFFMFIAEEVRELMAQLGFRTVNEMIGQVGALDTTQAAEHWKAHKLDLSPVLHEPESAFMNQDLYCSSRQDHGLDKALDQQLITQCREALDHGTPVRFSTTIANVNRTVGTMLGHEVTKAYGGQGLPDGTIDITFDGSAGNSFGAFLPKGITLRVYGDANDYVGKGLSGGRVVVRPSDNAPADYAAEDNIIAGNVVLFGATSGEMFLRGQVGERFAVRNSGAHAVVEGVGDHGCEYMTGGRVVILGPTGRNFAAGMSGGIAYVYDPDGKLSANLNAEMVDLEDLGGSGSEDAVFVHGLIQAHVDATDSAVGQRILADWNGELVHFKKVMPRDYKRVLEAIAEAEQSGADENGVAEAIMAAANA; the protein is encoded by the coding sequence ATGGCGCCCAGTCGTCAAGGCCTTTATGACCCCGCGTTCGAGCACGATTCCTGTGGTGTGGCGATGGTCGCCGACATGCACGGGCGTCGCAGCCGCGACATCGTGGAGAAGGCGATCACGGCGCTGCTGAACCTCGAGCACCGCGGTGCCCAGGGCGCCGAACCCAACACCGGCGACGGTGCGGGCATCCTGCTGCAGGTGCCCGACGCGTTCTTCCGGGAGGTCTGCGACTTCGAGCTGCCCGAGGCGGGTAGCTACGCCACCGGCATCGCGTTCCTGCCGCAGTCCTCCAAGGACGCGGCGACCGCGTGCGAATCCGTCGAGAAGATCGCCGAGGCCGAGGGCCTGCAGGTGCTGGGCTGGCGCGATGTGCCGACCGACGACTCGTCGCTGGGTGCGCTGGCCCGCGACGCGATGCCGACGTTCCGGCAGATCTTCCTCGGCGGCGCCTCCGGCATGGACCTGGAGCGGCGCGCCTACGTGGTCCGCAAGCGCGCCGAGCACGAACTCGGCACCAAGGGTCCGGGCCAGGACGGCCCCGGCCGCGAGACCGTGTACTTCCCGAGCCTGTCCGGGCAGACGTTCGTCTACAAGGGCATGCTGACCACCCCGCAGCTCAAGGCGTTCTACCTCGACCTGCAGGACGAGCGGATGACCAGCGCGCTGGGCATCGTGCACTCGCGGTTCTCGACCAACACCTTCCCGTCGTGGCCGCTGGCACATCCGTTCCGGCGGGTCGCGCACAACGGCGAGATCAACACCGTCACCGGCAACGAGAACTGGATGCGGGCGCGCGAAGCGCTGATCAAGACCGACCTGTTCGGCAGCCAGGACCTGGAGAAGGTCACCCCGATCTGCACCCCGGGGGCATCGGACACCGCCCGCTTCGACGAGGTGCTCGAGCTGCTGCACCTCGGCGGCCGCAGCCTGCCGCACGCGATGCTGATGATGATCCCGGAGGCGTGGGAGCGCCACGAAAGCATGGACCCCGCCCGGCGGGCGTTCTATGAGTTCCACGACTCCCTGATGGAGCCGTGGGACGGCCCGGCTGCGGTGTGCTTCACCGACGGCACCGTCATCGGCGCCGTGCTCGACCGCAACGGGCTGCGCCCGTCCCGGATCTGGGTGACCGAAGACGGCCTTGTCGTGATGGCGTCGGAGGCCGGTGTGCTCGACCTCGACCCGGCGACCGTGGTCAAGAAGATGCGGCTGCAGCCCGGCCGCATGTTCCTGGTCGACACCGCCCAGGGCCGCATCGTCGACGACGAGGAGATCAAGGCCGAGCTCGCCGCCGAGCAGCCGTACCGGGAATGGCTCGACGCGGGTCTGTTCGGCCTCGACGAGTTGCCCCAGGGTGACTACGTGCGGATGCCGCACCACCGCGTGGTGCTGCGCCAGCAGATCTTCGGCTACACCTACGAAGAGCTGAACATCCTGCTCGCGCCGATGGCACGCACCGGCGCCGAGGGCCTCGGCTCGATGGGCACCGACACCCCGATCGCCGTGCTCTCGGCGCGGCCCCGGATGCTCTACGACTACTTCCAGCAGCTGTTCGCGCAGGTCACCAATCCTCCGCTGGACGCGATCCGCGAAGAGGTGGTCACCAGCCTGCAAGGCGCGGTCGGCCCGGAGGGTGACCTGCTCAACCCCGGTCCGGAGTCGTGTCGCCAGATCGTGCTGCAGCAGCCGATCCTGCGCAACGCCGAGCTGTCGAAGCTGATCTGCGTGGACCCCGACCACGAGATCCGCGGCCACAAGCACGGCATGCGGGCCGCGGTCATCCGCTGCCTGTACCCGGTGAACCGGGGCGGCCAGGGTCTGAAGGAGGCGCTGGACAACGTTCGTGCCAAGGTCTCGGCGGCCATCCGCGACGGCGCCCGCATCATCGTGCTGTCCGACCGCGAGTCCAACGAACAGCTGGCGCCGATTCCGTCGCTGCTGTCGGTTTCCGCGGTGCACCACCACCTGGTGCGTGAGCGCACCCGCACCCAGATCGGGCTCGTCGTCGAAGCCGGCGACGCCCGCGAGGTGCACCACATGGCGGCGCTGCTCGGCTTCGGTGCCGCCGCGGTCAATCCGTACATGGCGTTCGAGTCGATCGAGGACATGGTGGACCGGGGTGTGATCTCCGGGATCTCCAGCGATCAGGCCAAGGCCAACTACGTCAAGGCCGCCGGCAAGGGCGTGCTGAAGGTGATGTCGAAGATGGGCATCTCGACGTTGGCCTCCTACACCGGCGCGCAGCTGTTCCAGGCCATCGGCATCAGCCAGAAGGTGCTCGACGAGTACTTCACCGGTCTGTCCTGTCCGGTCGGCGGCATCGACCTCGACGACATCGCCGACGACGTCGCCGCGCGCCACGCGCTGGCGTTCCTGGACCGGCCCGACGAGCGCGCGCACCGCGAGCTGGAGGTCGGCGGTGAGTACCAGTGGCGTCGTGAGGGCGAGTACCACCTGTTCAACCCGGACACGGTGTTCAAGCTGCAGCATTCGACCCGCACCGGGCAGTACTCGATCTTCAAGGAGTACACCCAGCTCGTCGACGACCAGAGCGAGCGGATGGCCTCGCTGCGCGGCCTGTTGAAGTTCCGTGACGGAGTGCGCCAGCCGGTGCCGATCGAGGAGGTCGAACCGGCCGGCGAGATCGTCAAGCGGTTCTCGACCGGCGCGATGAGCTACGGCTCGATCTCCGCCGAGGCCCACGAGACGCTGGCGATCGCGATGAACCGCCTCGGTGGGCGGTCGAACTCGGGCGAGGGCGGCGAAGCCGTCCACCGCTTCACCCCCGACGAGAACGGCGATTGGCGCCGCAGTGCGATCAAGCAGGTGGCCTCCGGGCGCTTCGGTGTCACCAGCCACTACCTGAGCAACTGCACCGACATCCAGATCAAGATGGCCCAGGGCGCGAAACCCGGTGAGGGCGGCCAGCTTCCGGGGCACAAGGTGTACCCGTGGGTGGCCGAGGTGCGGCACTCGACGCCAGGCGTCGGTCTGATCTCGCCGCCGCCGCACCACGACATCTACTCGATCGAGGATCTCGCACAGCTGATCCACGACCTGAAGAACGCGAACCCGCAGGCGCGCGTGCACGTGAAGCTGGTATCCGAAAACGGCGTGGGGACAGTGGCAGCCGGTGTGTCCAAGGCGCACGCCGACGTGGTGCTGATCTCCGGTCACGACGGCGGCACCGGCGCCTCGCCGCTGACCTCGCTCAAGCACGCCGGTGCGCCGTGGGAGCTCGGTCTGGCCGAGACGCAGCAGACGCTGCTGCTCAACGGTCTGCGCGACCGCATCGTCGTGCAGGTCGACGGTCAGCTCAAGACCGGCCGCGACGTGGTGATCGCCGCGCTGCTCGGCGCCGAGGAGTTCGGCTTCGCGACCGCGCCGCTGGTGGTGTCGGGCTGCATCATGATGCGGGTGTGCCACCTCGACACCTGCCCGGTGGGGGTGGCCACCCAGAACCCGGTGCTGCGCAAGCGTTTCGCGGGCAAGCCCGAGTTCGTCGAGAACTTCTTCATGTTCATCGCCGAAGAGGTCCGGGAACTGATGGCGCAGTTGGGCTTCCGCACCGTCAACGAGATGATCGGGCAGGTCGGGGCGCTGGACACGACGCAGGCCGCCGAGCACTGGAAGGCGCACAAGCTGGACCTGTCGCCGGTGCTGCACGAGCCCGAGTCGGCGTTCATGAACCAGGACCTGTACTGCAGCTCGCGCCAGGACCACGGTCTGGACAAGGCGCTGGACCAGCAGCTGATCACCCAGTGCCGCGAGGCGCTCGATCACGGCACGCCGGTCAGGTTCTCGACGACGATCGCCAACGTCAACCGCACCGTCGGCACCATGCTGGGCCACGAGGTGACGAAAGCCTATGGGGGTCAGGGACTTCCCGACGGCACCATCGACATCACGTTCGACGGTTCGGCGGGTAACAGCTTCGGCGCGTTCCTGCCCAAGGGCATCACGCTGCGGGTCTACGGCGACGCGAACGACTACGTCGGCAAGGGTCTGTCGGGTGGCCGCGTGGTGGTGCGCCCGTCGGACAACGCGCCGGCGGACTACGCCGCCGAGGACAACATCATCGCCGGCAACGTGGTGCTGTTCGGCGCCACCAGTGGCGAGATGTTCCTGCGTGGCCAGGTGGGCGAGCGATTCGCGGTGCGCAACTCCGGCGCCCACGCGGTCGTCGAAGGCGTCGGCGACCACGGCTGCGAATACATGACCGGCGGCCGGGTGGTGATCCTGGGTCCGACCGGCCGCAACTTCGCCGCCGGTATGTCCGGTGGGATCGCGTACGTGTACGACCCGGACGGCAAGCTGTCTGCCAATCTCAACGCCGAGATGGTGGATCTCGAAGATCTCGGCGGAAGCGGATCCGAGGACGCCGTGTTCGTCCACGGCCTGATCCAGGCGCACGTCGATGCCACCGATTCGGCGGTGGGACAACGTATCCTGGCTGATTGGAACGGTGAACTGGTGCACTTCAAGAAGGTGATGCCGCGCGACTACAAGCGCGTGCTGGAGGCGATCGCCGAAGCCGAACAGTCCGGTGCCGACGAGAACGGTGTCGCCGAGGCGATCATGGCGGCCGCCAATGCCTGA
- a CDS encoding glutamate synthase subunit beta → MPDPRGFMKVTHRETPKRRPVDLRLKDWHEVYEEFSLDTLKSQASRCMDCGIPFCHNGCPLGNLIPEWNDLVRTDRWRDAIERLHATNNFPEFTGRLCPAPCEGSCVLGINQDPVTIKQVEVEIIDKAFDEGWVVPLPPTKLTGKTVAVVGSGPAGLAAAQQLTRAGHKVTVFERDDRIGGLLRYGIPEFKMEKRHIDRRLDQMRAEGTEFRTGVNVGADITAAQLRAEFDAVVLAGGATARRDLPIPGRELEGIYQAMEYLPWANRVQLGDPVIDEDGQPPITAKGKKVIIIGGGDTGADCLGTAHRQGAASVHQFEIMPRPPETRADSTPWPTYPLMFRVTSAHEEGGERVYSVNTEQFLGEDGKVTKLRGHEVEMKAGKFEKIDGTDFEMDADLVLLAMGFTGPEREGLLTDLGVEFTDRGNVARDSAFATTVPGVYVAGDMGRGQSLIVWAIAEGRAAAAAVDKYLVGSTALPAPIKPTAAPQR, encoded by the coding sequence ATGCCTGATCCCCGCGGCTTCATGAAGGTCACCCACCGCGAGACGCCCAAGCGGCGCCCCGTCGATCTGCGGCTCAAGGACTGGCACGAGGTGTACGAGGAATTCTCCCTCGACACGCTCAAGTCCCAGGCCAGCCGCTGTATGGACTGCGGTATCCCGTTCTGCCACAACGGTTGCCCGCTGGGCAACCTGATCCCGGAGTGGAACGACCTGGTCCGCACCGACCGCTGGCGCGACGCGATCGAGCGGCTGCACGCGACCAACAACTTCCCGGAGTTCACCGGCCGGCTGTGCCCGGCGCCGTGCGAGGGCTCCTGCGTGCTCGGCATCAACCAGGATCCGGTGACCATCAAGCAGGTCGAGGTCGAGATCATCGACAAGGCCTTCGACGAGGGCTGGGTCGTCCCGCTGCCGCCGACCAAGTTGACCGGCAAGACCGTCGCGGTCGTCGGGTCGGGACCCGCGGGATTGGCTGCCGCGCAACAACTCACCCGGGCCGGGCACAAGGTCACGGTGTTCGAGCGTGACGACCGCATCGGCGGTCTGCTGCGTTACGGCATCCCCGAGTTCAAGATGGAGAAGCGCCACATCGACCGTCGCCTCGACCAGATGCGGGCCGAGGGAACGGAATTCCGCACCGGCGTGAACGTCGGCGCTGATATAACAGCGGCGCAGCTGCGCGCGGAGTTCGATGCGGTGGTGCTGGCGGGCGGTGCGACGGCGCGCCGGGATCTGCCGATCCCCGGCCGTGAGCTCGAAGGCATCTACCAGGCGATGGAGTACCTGCCGTGGGCCAACCGCGTGCAACTCGGAGATCCCGTGATCGACGAGGACGGGCAGCCGCCGATCACGGCCAAGGGTAAGAAGGTCATCATCATCGGCGGCGGCGACACCGGCGCCGACTGCCTGGGCACCGCGCACCGTCAGGGTGCGGCCAGTGTGCACCAGTTCGAGATCATGCCGCGTCCGCCCGAGACGCGTGCGGACTCGACGCCGTGGCCGACCTACCCGCTGATGTTCCGGGTCACGTCGGCCCACGAAGAGGGCGGCGAGCGCGTGTACTCGGTCAACACCGAGCAGTTCCTCGGCGAGGACGGCAAGGTCACCAAGCTGCGCGGCCACGAGGTCGAGATGAAGGCGGGCAAGTTCGAGAAGATCGACGGCACCGACTTCGAGATGGACGCCGACCTGGTGCTGCTGGCGATGGGCTTCACGGGCCCGGAGCGCGAGGGGCTGCTCACCGATCTCGGGGTGGAATTCACCGATCGGGGCAACGTCGCGCGGGATTCCGCGTTCGCGACGACGGTGCCCGGCGTCTATGTCGCCGGGGACATGGGTCGCGGGCAGTCGCTGATCGTGTGGGCGATCGCCGAGGGCCGAGCGGCGGCGGCGGCGGTGGACAAGTACCTGGTGGGAAGCACGGCGCTGCCGGCGCCGATCAAGCCGACGGCGGCGCCCCAGCGATGA
- a CDS encoding LLM class F420-dependent oxidoreductase — MKFAFKTSPQNTTWPDMLEIWKTADDIDVFESGWTFDHFYPIFSDSTGPCLEGWTTLTALAQATTRLRVGVLVTGIHYRHPAVLANMASALDIVSNGRLELGIGAGWNEEESGAYGIELGSIKERFDRFEEACQVLRGLLSQETTTFDGTFYQLKDARNEPKGPQQPHPPICIGGSGEKRTLRITARYADHWNFVGGTPEEFARKRDVLAAHCADIGRDPKEIMLSAHVRLDQDHDIDKVIAESAALGDEGLDLAIIYLPPPYDPSVLEPLADKIRSSGLLDSEARS; from the coding sequence GTGAAATTCGCGTTCAAGACATCGCCGCAGAACACCACCTGGCCCGACATGCTCGAGATCTGGAAGACCGCCGACGACATCGACGTCTTCGAATCGGGCTGGACCTTCGACCACTTCTACCCGATCTTCTCCGACTCCACCGGGCCGTGCCTGGAGGGGTGGACCACGCTGACCGCGCTGGCCCAGGCGACCACCCGGCTGCGCGTCGGAGTGCTCGTCACCGGCATCCACTACCGGCATCCGGCGGTGCTGGCCAACATGGCGTCGGCGCTGGACATCGTGTCCAACGGCCGGCTCGAGCTCGGCATCGGCGCCGGCTGGAACGAGGAGGAATCAGGCGCCTACGGCATCGAACTGGGCAGCATCAAGGAGCGCTTCGACCGCTTCGAGGAGGCCTGCCAGGTGCTGCGCGGGCTGCTTTCCCAGGAGACGACGACGTTCGACGGCACGTTCTACCAACTCAAGGACGCCCGCAACGAACCGAAAGGGCCGCAGCAGCCCCATCCGCCGATCTGTATCGGCGGCAGCGGCGAGAAGCGCACACTGCGGATCACCGCCCGGTACGCCGACCACTGGAATTTCGTCGGCGGCACCCCCGAGGAGTTCGCCCGCAAGCGCGACGTGCTCGCCGCGCACTGCGCCGATATCGGCCGGGACCCGAAAGAGATCATGCTGTCGGCCCATGTCCGCCTCGATCAGGACCACGACATCGACAAAGTGATCGCCGAATCAGCCGCACTCGGTGACGAGGGTCTGGACCTCGCGATCATCTATCTGCCGCCGCCGTACGACCCCTCGGTCCTGGAGCCGCTGGCCGACAAGATCAGGTCGTCGGGGCTGCTGGACAGCGAAGCCCGCAGCTGA
- a CDS encoding TIGR03086 family metal-binding protein, protein MIDMTAACVTTSRLLGQVNDDQLGAATPCTDMNLGALIAHIGGLALAFEAAARKDFGPLTDSPPEIIDAPEPDWRQTYPERLAELAAAWREPGAWQGMSRAGGVDFPADVGGMIALTEVVVHGWDLAVSAGLDYHAPGEETLAAVHDHVATFAAEPIEGLFGPAVPVPPDAPLLDRVVGLTGRNPGRRAGSS, encoded by the coding sequence ATGATCGATATGACCGCAGCCTGTGTGACGACCTCCCGGTTGTTGGGCCAGGTGAACGATGACCAACTCGGTGCGGCCACCCCGTGCACGGACATGAACCTGGGCGCGCTCATCGCCCACATCGGCGGGCTGGCACTGGCTTTCGAAGCGGCGGCGCGCAAGGACTTCGGTCCGCTGACCGACTCCCCGCCCGAGATCATCGACGCTCCGGAGCCCGACTGGCGCCAGACCTATCCCGAGCGTCTTGCCGAGCTCGCCGCGGCGTGGCGGGAGCCCGGAGCATGGCAGGGCATGTCGCGCGCCGGGGGCGTGGATTTCCCGGCCGACGTCGGCGGCATGATCGCGCTGACCGAGGTCGTGGTGCACGGCTGGGACCTCGCGGTGTCGGCCGGTCTGGATTACCACGCGCCGGGGGAGGAGACCTTGGCGGCCGTGCACGACCACGTCGCCACCTTCGCCGCGGAACCGATCGAAGGGTTGTTCGGTCCGGCCGTGCCGGTTCCTCCGGACGCACCGCTGCTCGACCGGGTCGTCGGGCTTACCGGGCGTAATCCCGGCCGACGCGCGGGATCGTCATAG
- a CDS encoding type VII secretion target has protein sequence MTRHLDDLARKHGQAADQLIGANREAAPAAASVLHTHGLVCAATSAAMSSADDARNDLGARLFQKSTELSAKLTTAAANYQNTDYLTGKQVGRQCRL, from the coding sequence GTGACCCGCCATCTCGACGATCTCGCCCGTAAGCATGGGCAGGCCGCGGACCAGCTCATCGGCGCGAACCGCGAGGCCGCCCCCGCCGCGGCGTCGGTCCTGCACACCCACGGACTGGTGTGCGCCGCGACGAGTGCGGCGATGTCGTCTGCCGATGACGCCCGAAACGACCTGGGTGCCAGACTGTTCCAGAAATCGACAGAGCTCTCGGCCAAACTCACCACCGCCGCGGCGAACTACCAGAACACCGACTACCTCACCGGCAAGCAGGTCGGTCGGCAGTGCCGGCTATGA